ACCGGCTCGACGAGATCAAGGGACGGCACCATCGGCTGTTTTGCGAACCGGAACTGGTCTCGTCTCCTGAATACGCCAGCTTGTGGGAAAGGCTTGGCCGGGGCGAATATGTCAGCGGCGAGTTCAAGCGGCTGACCAAGGCCGGCGAGGAAATCTGGATCCGCGCCAGCTACAATCCCATCATCGGGACTGACGGGAAGCCGACCAAGATCTGCAAGATCGCCGCCGACGTCACCGCCCAGAAGGTCCTGTCCAACGAATACCAGGCCAAGGTCGTCGCGATCAACCGCGCGCTCGCCGTGATCGAGTTCGACCTCGACGGGAATGTCCTGACGGCGAATGACAATTTCCTGTCGACCATGGGGTATTCGCTGCGCGAGGTCAGCGGTCAGCACCACTCCATGTTCTGCGCGCCCGACTATGTGCGCAGCCGCGAATATGCGGAGTTCTGGCTGAAGCTGAACCGTGGCGAATTCCATGCGGGCCGCTTCCACCGCGTCGGCAAGTACGATCGCGACGTGTGGATCCAGGCAACCTACAATCCGATCTTCGACTTGCGCGGCAAGCCCGTGCGCGTGGTCAAGTTCGCGTTCGACATCACCGACCAGGTGGCGATGGAGCGCGAGATCGAGGCCCGCGCGAGCGATCTGGGCGGATTGGTGGAACGGCTTTCCAGCTCCATCGCGGCGATCACCGATGCCACGACTTCGGCCAACGGTCTTGCCCAGAGCACCCGCGACAATGCGGAGAAGGGCATGGACGCCCTGTCCAAGGCGATCGAGGCGATCGAACTGATCCAGACTTCCGCCGCCGGCATTGCCGAGATCGTCGGCATCATCGGCGAAATCGCGGGGCAGACCAACCTGCTTGCCTTCAATGCCGAAATCGAGGCGGCGCGGGCCGGCGAACATGGTGTCGGGTTCAGCGTGGTGGCCGGCGAGGTAAGGCGCCTTGCCGAACGGTCCTCGACCGCCGCGCGCGACATCAGCCGCCTGATCGACGAATCGATCGGCCGCATCGGCCTCGGCACGGCGCGCTCGCACGAAGCGTCGAACGCATTCGACGGGATCGTCGATTCGGTGCGGAGGACCGGCAGCGCGATCGAGGCGATCAGCGCATCGGTCTCGGTGCAGGATCAGGTTTCGGCCGATGCCGTCTCGCTCATCAACAGCCTCGCCAACGTCACCGGCGCCTCGGCCCGGTCGCAGGCGTCCTGAGCGCCTTGTTCTCGCCGTCCCCTTCCGAACCTGCCAAGGCATCGGCGCTCCACGGTCTTGCAAGGATCGGCGGACTCCACTTTGCCGTGCCGATCAGCGGCATCCGCGAAGTCGTGGCGCATCCGCCCGTACTGGCGGAACTGCCGCCGACGCTGGCGGGCCTGCGCGGCGCGCTCGACTTGCGCGGGGCGATGATCCCTGTGGTCGAACTTGGCGAGATGATCGGCGGCCTTCACGGCACTGTCCTTGGCGGGCAGGCGGAGTGCGAAGAGACGGCCGACCCGACCGCCGCTGGGCCAGCAACGCGGGGCGTGGTCATGGTGCTGCGCACGGAACGCGGCGTGTTCGGCGCCTGCGCGGACGAGATCTGCGGCGTGGTCGACCTGTCGCGCGACCGCAGGACCGCGCTGGAGCTTTCCTCTTCCGGCCCGGTCGAAACCGCGCCAGTCATCGTCGCCGGCTTTTCCCATGGCGGGCGGACGGGCGTGATCCTCGATGTCGAGGGCCTTGCCGCCGTGCCCGGCCTGATCCTGGCCGAGGATCGCCGCGTGGCGGCATCGGCGCGCAGGACCGGCGGACCTCCGCTACTGACCTTTTCCGTGGGACCCCACCGCTTCGGCCTCTGCGCCGATGTGATCGAGGCGACGATGCCGCGTACTGCCGTGCTGCAAAGCCCGGTCGACGATCCGCTGTGGATCGGGCGCATCGTATCCAACGGAAGCCGGCTGCCGCTCGTCGATACGCTCCACCTTCTCGGACTGGGCCGCCAGCCCCCGATGCGCGAGGCGGCGAGCATTGTCGTGCGTCTCGAGGATGGCGGTCGTGTTGCGCTGGCGATCGATGCCGTACTCGACATGGTCGCCGGATCGCGCGACGAGAATCTCGGCCTCCAGGGTTTCGAGGTGGGGGAAGGGGGGCTGATCGCAGGGCTCCATGCCGCCGAGCCGCCGATCCTGCTGTTCGACCCCGCCGCGCTCAAGGCCCACGAACACCTAGCCAGCCTCGCCTCGCTCGAGGAGAAGGTCGACACGACCGAGGGCGTCGGGCGGGCTTCCGCCGGCGGCACTTTGGCAACGGGCGCCGGCAAAGGCGCAGATGCGTCCGCTGCGTCGCGCATGCCATTCCTGATCTTCACGCTTGGCGATGACCAGCATGCCGCGCCGCTCGACCATGTGACCGAAATCCTTCCTTATGACGCCGCGCGGATGATCGACATGGTCGAAGGCGACGGCCGCTTTGCCGGAATGATCGCGCATCGCGGCGCGGCGGTGCCGGTGGTCGATCTCGCCACGCGCCTCGGGCAGGTGGGCGGCGGGGGCGATCCGCGTTTCATCCTGATCGCGACTTCCACGGGGATGTCGACTGGCGCCGGGGCCAGTGCGGGGTTCCTGCTTGGCGGGCTTTGCGCTGTGGAGCGCCACCAGCTTCGCAGTTTCGCCCGGACGAGCGGGGCGGCGACGGAGGCTGCGACGGCAACCGGGTGCGGCGGCAAGGTCATCCGCACGCGCGAAGGGCGGACCTGCACGGTCCACGACCTCGTCGGGCTGGTCGAAAGCCTGCGCGTGGCCTGATCGCGCTGCCTTAGCCCGAACGGGTTATGCGCGGGACATGCGCAACCTGTACTTTCGTGCCATTCGCACAGCAACGCCCGACACAGGGCGGCACGGGAGACAAGCGCAATGAAGTTCTCGATCATCTACGAAGCGCAAATGGTGGATACCAGCCGCGATAACGAGCAGGCGGTGTTCCTGCAGATCGTCGAGCAGGCCAAGTACGCCGAGGAAATGGGCTTCGACTGCATCTGGTGCGTGGAGCATACCGCGCTGACCCAGTATGCCCACATGTCGGCTCCGGAAACGGTGCTGGCGTTCATCGCTGGCGCGACCAGCCGCATACACGTCGGCCACGGCGTGGTCTGCCTGCCGCCGGCAATGAACCATCCGGTCAAGGTGGCGGAACGCATCGCCACGCTCGACATCCTCTCCAAGGGCCGTCTCCACTTCGGCGTCGGCAAGGGCGGCACGCAGCAGGAAGCCGGCACGTTCGGCTATGACCTGGCCGAACTCCAGCCGATGATCGACGAATCGATGTACCTGATCCCCAAGATCATGGTGCAGGACGAGATCGAGCACGACGGCCAGTACATCAAGATCCCCAAGCGCCCGATCCACCCCAAGCCGTTCCAGGACCCGCATCCGCCGATGTACATGGCCTGCACGCGCGAGAACACGCTGATCGCCGCCGGCAGCCGCGGCATCGGCGCGCTGGTTCTGGGGTTTTCCGGCCCCGAGGAGATCGCCAAGAAGAACGCGATCTATCGCGAGGCCTTCCGCACCCGCAAGGCCGAGGACCAGGTCGGCTTCCGTCCGACCGAACACCTCGCCGCGCTCTGCGCCGCGACCGTCCTCGATGACCGCGAGAAGGCGCGCAAGGTCGGCCTGCGCGGCCAGCGCTTCTTCGCCGAAAGCATCGCCTACTGGTATCAGGGCGGCCCCAAGCCGACTGTGGACGACAACCTTTCCGCCGAAGATCACGCCAAGGTGCTGGAACAGGGCAAGCAGGCGACCATCGCCTATCTGTCGGAAGAGGCGATTCCGGTCGGTGACGAGCATCTGTCAAACTACACCGTCGCGCAGGACGCCTATGGCACGCCGGACGACTGCATCCGCTATGTCCAGCGGCTGAAGGATGCGGGCGCGGACGAGATCCTCTTCATCTTCCAGATGGGCGGCATCCCGCACGACATCATCATGGAATCGATCCGCAACATCGGTGAAAAGGTCATCCCGCACTTCCGCGCGCTCGAGGCGGCCGAAGCGGCGGCGCTGGAACCGGCCGAGTAAGCCTTCGCGGTCGCCCCCTCCCGGTGCCCTGCAAGCGCAGGAGAGGGGGCGGTCAGCGGAAGAGGGTGCACATGAGCAGGTTACCCGCCTATGCTGTCGCGATGGCGGGTACGGTGGACCTCGAATTTTCGGACCTGATCGCGCGGCTCTATTCCGGCATCGGAGAGGAGCAGCCGTGGCGCGGCTTTCTCGAGGCGCTGGCGCGGTGGATGGACGCGACTTTCGCCACGCTCATCATCACCGCTCCCGGCAAGCGCCAGCCGGCAACCTTCCTGACCCCCGGCGGTAGCGCCGACTTTGCCAGCAACTATGCCGAGAGCCTCTTTGCCGAGGATCCGTTCCAGGGCCTCGCGGACGGGGTGGTCACGTCCTATGCCGAATTCATGGCCGGCCTGCCGGACGAGGCCTTTCCCGAATATCGCCGCACCATGGCGGACACCGGCTTCGACCAGGTGCTTGGAATCGATCTCCACTTTGGCGGGGCGCAGGCGCGCCGGGCCGATGACGGGCGCTACGAGGCGCGCTTTCGCATAAGCCGCCACAACGCCCTGCCCGACTTCAATCGCGAGGATCGCGCGCGGCTTCAGGCGCTGTCGCAACACTTGCGCATCGCGGTGGGCCTGTTCGAGAGGTTGCAGTTCGCGGGCGCCCAGCACGGCGTGTTCCATGCCACCGCGCAGGGGCTCGGCCTTGCTCTCGTGGTTCTCGACCGCAACCGCCGCATCGTCAGCACCAACGCACTGGCCGACAGCATCCTTGGCGAGGACGAAGGCCTGAGACGGCGGGGCGAGGAACTGGCGCTTGCCGATCCGGCGCACCAGCGGCTGGTGGTCGACCTGCTGGCGGGCGGAGCGGTGGGACCGGGGTTGACGCGATTCCGTATCGAACGGCCGGGCCACGGCGATCTTGTCGTCACCGCGCGACCGCTCGATGTCAGCGCGATCCATTCCGGAGCGGGGGCGCTGGCGCTGTTCCTGGCACGGCCGGGGCCGGAAAAGAGCACCGACCCCCAGGCCCTGCGCGACCTGCTGGGCCTGACCATGGCCGAGGCGCGGCTCGCCGCCGTGCTGGCCGAGGGGCACAGCCTGGTCGAGGCGGCGAGGCGGCTTGGCATCGCGCACAACACCGCGAAAGTGCAATTACGCGCGGTCTTCGCCAAGACCGGTGTGCACCGGCAGGCGCAGCTCGTTGCCTTGCTCGCATCGCTTGGAGGGTAGGGTAAGACCATGACCGCAACGCCGACGACGGCAGTGATGAAGGCGACGCTCCAGGCCTATGTCGACCGGATCAACGCCGGCGATGCGGCGGGCGTGACCGCGCTGTTCGCACCCGGTGCGGTGATCGAGGACCCGATCGGTTCTGCCCCGCGCAGCGGCGACGACATCGCGCAGTGGTTTGCCGATACCGTGGCCTTCGCCACGCGCATCACCCCGGTCGTCCCCCATCGCGGATCGCATGGCGACGAGGCGCTGGTGGTGTTCGACGTCGAGTTCACCCCGCCGGGAGGAGAGCGGCTGCGCATCCGTTCGGCCGACGCCTGCCGCTTCGACGCCGAGGGGCGCATCGTTTCCCTGCGGGCCTACTGGGGGCCGGACGACCTCGGGCCGGCATGACCGATCTCTTCAGCTTCAACCATTTCTGCCGCTCGCCCTGGTATGGCCTGAAGGTGGACCTGCCGGCGGCGGTCGATGCCGTGGCGCGGGCAGGGTTCGACATGCTGGCGGTGGACTGCCTTTCGCTTGGGCAGTGGAAGGGCGAGGGGGGCTCGGTCCGCGCGCTCGCCCGGCGGATGCGCGATGCGGGGCTCGCGGCGGGGCCGCTTGCCGCCTGCGCGATGATCGACGGGTCGGCCGGGGCCCTCGCGCAGCTCGAGGCGGCGGCGCGCGATGGCGAGGCGCTTGGCACCGCTATTCTTCAGGTCAATGTGACCGGGCCCGACCGGCAGGCGCGGGCAGCGGCCGTGGCAGCGGCTTGCGAGCGGACGCCAGGCTTGCGCCTTGCGCTGGAGTTCATGCCGATCAGCGGACTTTCGACCCTCGCCGAAACGCTCGACATCGTGGAGGCCGTGGGGCCGGCGCGGGCGGGGGCGCTGGTCGATGTGTGGCACCTCTCGCACGATCCGGATGGCTGGAGCACGCTGGAAACCGCGCCGCCCGGCCACATCGCCTATGTCGAGATCGACGATGCCCTGCCGCCCGCTGGCGACGACGTGCTGGCCGAGATGATGGACCGGCGCACCTTCCCCGGTGAAGGCGTGCTGGACGTGGGGCGATTCGCGCGCACGTTACGCAATCGTGGCTTTTCGGGGGTGGTCAGTGTCGAAATCCTGAGTCGCGCGCACCTTGCCGACCCGCTCGGGGGTTTCGCGGCAAGAGCGCTTTCCACGGCGCGCGGGGCCTGGGACGGCGGCAATCCGGCCTGATCGGCCAGTTTTGCGCGGGCGCACCCCCGAAGAATCGCTCCGGAGCAATCTGCGCAATTGAAAGCCACTTGAAATACGCAAAAGACGGTATAGAAGGAGATATAGACAAAGCGACGCAAGGTTTGGGAGTGCGATGTCCGACATATTGCGCGAAGGCCATCGCCCCGCGAGCGAGGCGCCGTTGCAGAGCGATCCGGTCCTGAACGACCCGGTTCTGGCCCGCGTGGCCGGACCCGGATCGCCGTTCGAAATCGGCCTGCGCAACGGCATACGCCAGTTCGTTTCGGCACCCCCCGATCTCAACCTGATGATCGAATCCGCCCGCCGGTTCGGCAACCGCACCTGCGTGGTCGATTTCAGCAGCGACGGGGAAGAGCGCCGGCTCGACTACGACCAGTTCTTCGCCTGGCGCGACCAGCTCGTGCCGCTGCTCCACGTGCGGCGCGGCGACAGGGTGGCCATCGCCATGCGCAACCGCGCCGAATGGCTCGTCGCGTTCCTGGCGGTAATGAAGGCGGGCGGCGTCGCGGTCCTGGTCAATAGCCGGGGCTCGGGGCCGGAACTTCTGGCCATGCTGGAAGATGTCGATCCTGCCGTCGTGCTGGCCGATACCGACCGCGCCGATGCCGTGCGCGACGCGGGATACAAGGGCCGCGTCCTCGACCTGACCAAGCCGCTTCCCGAAGACGAACTGACGCGCCGGGCGGCAGAGCCGGCGGCCGATGCCGGCGTGGCCGATCCCGAAGATCCCTGCGCTATCCTGTTCACCTCGGGCACGACCGGACGGGTCAAGGGCGCGATCCTTTCGCACCGCAACGTCATCACCGGGCTGATGAGCACGCAGATGTCGGGCATGGTCGTACTGACCAACATGGCCGCGCAGATGGGCACCACGGTAGAGGCGCTGATCGGCCAGATGCCGCAGCAGGCTTCGCTGCTGGTCTATCCGCTGTTCCACGTCTCGGGCCTTGGCGCCGGGTTCCTCTCGCCCTTCGTGAGCGGGGGCAAGGTCGTGATCATGCGGCGCTGGGACGCCGACGAGGCCGCGCGCCTGATCGCCGCCGAACAGATCAGCATGTTCAGCGCCGTGCCCACGATGCTGTGGGACATCCTCCACCGCGCGCGCACGGACGGGGCCAGCCTCGTCTCGCTGCGCAACATCGGCAGCGGCGGGCAGGCCTTGCCGGTGAACCTGGTCGAGGAAGTCCACGCGCTGTGCCCCCACGCCCAGATCGGCACCGGCTATGGCATGACCGAATGCTCGGGCGCGATCGCGCAGGCGGTGGGGCCGGACTTCATGCGCCGCCCGGCAGCGGCGGGCAGGGTCCTGCCGATGGTCGAAGTGCGGATCGAGGGCCCCGAAGGACAGATCCTGGCGCCTGGCGAGGCGGGCGAGATCGTCGTGCGCGGCGCGCAGGTGATGAAGGGCTACTGGAACCGCCCGGAAGAGACCGCCGCGGTGCTGACCGGCGACGGTTGGCTGCGTACCGGCGACGTCGGCTTCGTCGACGAGGATGGCTATGTCTTCATCGTCGACCGCAAGAAGGACATGGTCATCTCGGGCGGGGAGAACATCTACTGCGCCGAGGTCGAACGGGTGCTGGGCGAATTGCCGGGCCTGACCGAATGCGCCGCCTTCGGCCTGCCGGACGAGCGGCTGGGCGAACGGCTGGTGGCAGTGGTCATCGCCGCCGGAAATGACGGCATCGACGAGGCGGGCGTGATCGAATGGGTGGCCGGCCGGCTTGCCCGCTACAAGGCGCCCACCCGCGTCGCCTTTGCTACCACGACACTGCCGCGCAACGCGCTGGGCAAGGTCGACAAGATCGCCCTGCGCAAGCTGTGGCCGCAACTTTCGGGAGAACAATGACATGGCAATGCCCACCGATATCGGGATCATCGACTGCATGCTGGGCATCCCCGACGCGGAAGACCGCGCCGAGTGGTTCGCCCCGTTCCGTGCGCTGATCAAGGACCAGCAAACGCTGGGCCAGTTCGCCATGCCGGCGCAGTACATGTTCAAGGACATCCCGCAGTCGGGCAAGCAGGACGACTATCTCGCCTGGACCGTTGCGCAGATGGACAAGCACAACGTCGAGAAGGCGCTGGTCGGCTGGAACGAGAACGACACGTCCTATCGCGCCAAGGAGCTGTACCCCGAGCGCTTCTTCTTCGACCTGCCGATCAACCCGAACAACGGCACCGAGGAGGTGCGCCGGATCAAGCGCATCCATGCCGAGGTCGGCCTTTCGGCGGTGTCGTGCTTCCCTTCGGGCACGCTCCCGCAGGTGGCGATCAACCACAAGTACATGTGGCCGATCTATTCCGCCTGCGAGGAACTGGGCCTGCCGATCCTCCTGAACGTCGGCATTCCCGGCCCGCGCATCCCGATGGAGACGCAGAAGGTCGAGCATCTCGACGAGGTGTGCTGGTTCTTCCCCGAGCTGAAGGTGGTCATGCGCCACGGCGCCGAGCCGTGGGAGGCGCTGGCGGTCAAGCTCATGCTCAAGTGGCCGAACCTCTATTATTCGACCAGCGCCTTCGCGCCGAAGCATTACCCCAAGGCGATCATCGACTACGCCAACACGCGCGGCGCGGATAAGGTGATCTATGCCGGATACTTCCCGATGGGGCTCAGCCTCGACCGGATCATGTCCGACATGCAGAACGTGCCGTTCAAGGACGAGGTGTGGCCAAAGTTCCTGCGCGAGAACGCGATGAAGGTCTTCGGCTTGTGAGCAAGGGGCGCGTTCTTGACGGGCGCGTCGCCATCGTCACCGGCGCGAGCCGGGGCATCGGTGCGGCCATCGCGCGCCGCCTTGCCGCCGAGGGCGCGCGGGTGGCGATCGTCGCCCGCACCGCCACGCCTGAAGGCTCCCTGCACGGCTCTCTGGCCGGCTCTCTGGCTGAAACCGCGGTTGCCATCGAGGCGGCGGGCGGCGAGGCGCTTGCCATCTGCGCGAACCTTGCCGACCCCATCGACCGCGCCCGGATCGTGCCCGAGACGGTGGAGCGGTTCGGACGGCTGGACATCCTCGTCAACAATGCCGCCTGGGCGCGCTTCGTGCCGATCTGGGAAGCACAGCCGCGCCAGGTCGAGCTTGCGCTCCAGATGAACGTGCGCGCCCCGCTCGAGCTGTCGCAGCAGGCGCTGCCGCACATGCGCGCGAACGGCGAGGGCTGGATAGTCAACATATCGAGCGCCACCGCCGACCTGCCGCCGCCAGCGCCGTACCGCGAGGACGACCGCTATGTCGCCTTCAACCGCGACGGCCATGCCACGCTCTACGGCACCGGCAAGGCCGCGCTCGACCGGATGACGGCGGGATGGGCGGTGGAGCTGATGCGCGAGGCGATCGCGGTCAATGCGCTGGCCCCGGTTGGCGCGGTCGCCAGCGAAGGCGCGCTTTCGATCGGCAACTGGGACGAGAACGACCATCTTGAACCGGTCGAGGCGATGGCCGAGGCGGCGCTGCAACTGTGCCACCGTCCCGCCAGCGAGCTGAGCGGCAGGATCGCCCGCAGCCTGCCCCTGCTGCACGAACTGGGCGTGCCGGTGCGCGCCCTCGACGGGCGCATGGCGGAGCCGGTCGCATGACGATGCTGCGCGCCCGCCAAGTTTC
This window of the Novosphingobium aromaticivorans DSM 12444 genome carries:
- a CDS encoding sugar phosphate isomerase/epimerase family protein yields the protein MTDLFSFNHFCRSPWYGLKVDLPAAVDAVARAGFDMLAVDCLSLGQWKGEGGSVRALARRMRDAGLAAGPLAACAMIDGSAGALAQLEAAARDGEALGTAILQVNVTGPDRQARAAAVAAACERTPGLRLALEFMPISGLSTLAETLDIVEAVGPARAGALVDVWHLSHDPDGWSTLETAPPGHIAYVEIDDALPPAGDDVLAEMMDRRTFPGEGVLDVGRFARTLRNRGFSGVVSVEILSRAHLADPLGGFAARALSTARGAWDGGNPA
- a CDS encoding chemotaxis protein CheW; the encoded protein is MFSPSPSEPAKASALHGLARIGGLHFAVPISGIREVVAHPPVLAELPPTLAGLRGALDLRGAMIPVVELGEMIGGLHGTVLGGQAECEETADPTAAGPATRGVVMVLRTERGVFGACADEICGVVDLSRDRRTALELSSSGPVETAPVIVAGFSHGGRTGVILDVEGLAAVPGLILAEDRRVAASARRTGGPPLLTFSVGPHRFGLCADVIEATMPRTAVLQSPVDDPLWIGRIVSNGSRLPLVDTLHLLGLGRQPPMREAASIVVRLEDGGRVALAIDAVLDMVAGSRDENLGLQGFEVGEGGLIAGLHAAEPPILLFDPAALKAHEHLASLASLEEKVDTTEGVGRASAGGTLATGAGKGADASAASRMPFLIFTLGDDQHAAPLDHVTEILPYDAARMIDMVEGDGRFAGMIAHRGAAVPVVDLATRLGQVGGGGDPRFILIATSTGMSTGAGASAGFLLGGLCAVERHQLRSFARTSGAATEAATATGCGGKVIRTREGRTCTVHDLVGLVESLRVA
- a CDS encoding SDR family NAD(P)-dependent oxidoreductase; this translates as MSKGRVLDGRVAIVTGASRGIGAAIARRLAAEGARVAIVARTATPEGSLHGSLAGSLAETAVAIEAAGGEALAICANLADPIDRARIVPETVERFGRLDILVNNAAWARFVPIWEAQPRQVELALQMNVRAPLELSQQALPHMRANGEGWIVNISSATADLPPPAPYREDDRYVAFNRDGHATLYGTGKAALDRMTAGWAVELMREAIAVNALAPVGAVASEGALSIGNWDENDHLEPVEAMAEAALQLCHRPASELSGRIARSLPLLHELGVPVRALDGRMAEPVA
- a CDS encoding LLM class flavin-dependent oxidoreductase, with protein sequence MKFSIIYEAQMVDTSRDNEQAVFLQIVEQAKYAEEMGFDCIWCVEHTALTQYAHMSAPETVLAFIAGATSRIHVGHGVVCLPPAMNHPVKVAERIATLDILSKGRLHFGVGKGGTQQEAGTFGYDLAELQPMIDESMYLIPKIMVQDEIEHDGQYIKIPKRPIHPKPFQDPHPPMYMACTRENTLIAAGSRGIGALVLGFSGPEEIAKKNAIYREAFRTRKAEDQVGFRPTEHLAALCAATVLDDREKARKVGLRGQRFFAESIAYWYQGGPKPTVDDNLSAEDHAKVLEQGKQATIAYLSEEAIPVGDEHLSNYTVAQDAYGTPDDCIRYVQRLKDAGADEILFIFQMGGIPHDIIMESIRNIGEKVIPHFRALEAAEAAALEPAE
- a CDS encoding class I adenylate-forming enzyme family protein yields the protein MSDILREGHRPASEAPLQSDPVLNDPVLARVAGPGSPFEIGLRNGIRQFVSAPPDLNLMIESARRFGNRTCVVDFSSDGEERRLDYDQFFAWRDQLVPLLHVRRGDRVAIAMRNRAEWLVAFLAVMKAGGVAVLVNSRGSGPELLAMLEDVDPAVVLADTDRADAVRDAGYKGRVLDLTKPLPEDELTRRAAEPAADAGVADPEDPCAILFTSGTTGRVKGAILSHRNVITGLMSTQMSGMVVLTNMAAQMGTTVEALIGQMPQQASLLVYPLFHVSGLGAGFLSPFVSGGKVVIMRRWDADEAARLIAAEQISMFSAVPTMLWDILHRARTDGASLVSLRNIGSGGQALPVNLVEEVHALCPHAQIGTGYGMTECSGAIAQAVGPDFMRRPAAAGRVLPMVEVRIEGPEGQILAPGEAGEIVVRGAQVMKGYWNRPEETAAVLTGDGWLRTGDVGFVDEDGYVFIVDRKKDMVISGGENIYCAEVERVLGELPGLTECAAFGLPDERLGERLVAVVIAAGNDGIDEAGVIEWVAGRLARYKAPTRVAFATTTLPRNALGKVDKIALRKLWPQLSGEQ
- a CDS encoding amidohydrolase family protein; this translates as MAMPTDIGIIDCMLGIPDAEDRAEWFAPFRALIKDQQTLGQFAMPAQYMFKDIPQSGKQDDYLAWTVAQMDKHNVEKALVGWNENDTSYRAKELYPERFFFDLPINPNNGTEEVRRIKRIHAEVGLSAVSCFPSGTLPQVAINHKYMWPIYSACEELGLPILLNVGIPGPRIPMETQKVEHLDEVCWFFPELKVVMRHGAEPWEALAVKLMLKWPNLYYSTSAFAPKHYPKAIIDYANTRGADKVIYAGYFPMGLSLDRIMSDMQNVPFKDEVWPKFLRENAMKVFGL
- a CDS encoding helix-turn-helix transcriptional regulator translates to MSRLPAYAVAMAGTVDLEFSDLIARLYSGIGEEQPWRGFLEALARWMDATFATLIITAPGKRQPATFLTPGGSADFASNYAESLFAEDPFQGLADGVVTSYAEFMAGLPDEAFPEYRRTMADTGFDQVLGIDLHFGGAQARRADDGRYEARFRISRHNALPDFNREDRARLQALSQHLRIAVGLFERLQFAGAQHGVFHATAQGLGLALVVLDRNRRIVSTNALADSILGEDEGLRRRGEELALADPAHQRLVVDLLAGGAVGPGLTRFRIERPGHGDLVVTARPLDVSAIHSGAGALALFLARPGPEKSTDPQALRDLLGLTMAEARLAAVLAEGHSLVEAARRLGIAHNTAKVQLRAVFAKTGVHRQAQLVALLASLGG
- a CDS encoding steroid Delta-isomerase, translated to MTATPTTAVMKATLQAYVDRINAGDAAGVTALFAPGAVIEDPIGSAPRSGDDIAQWFADTVAFATRITPVVPHRGSHGDEALVVFDVEFTPPGGERLRIRSADACRFDAEGRIVSLRAYWGPDDLGPA
- a CDS encoding methyl-accepting chemotaxis protein, which translates into the protein MTIQTPPLDLVGQAAAALADASVILSFDRKTGKCVGGNDEALRLFGGSGLSDHDFASIFVADVAAWTRICNGEIARVSGGVPQPSGGFAGISGAARLGEGRSAPVLFMGVRTCDGDGDVALLVHRNDALGKALPICQYSPTGTIVAINDTYLERTGRDREAVVGKPFTALWQGANVPADPQAWWSRFSRGESEIVLRRHDAGAGKTVWLREAFVPTLDGDRLISVLCYSCDATETVDQLNEQSEQIAAISRSHAMIEFDLEGNILWANEHMLETTGYRLDEIKGRHHRLFCEPELVSSPEYASLWERLGRGEYVSGEFKRLTKAGEEIWIRASYNPIIGTDGKPTKICKIAADVTAQKVLSNEYQAKVVAINRALAVIEFDLDGNVLTANDNFLSTMGYSLREVSGQHHSMFCAPDYVRSREYAEFWLKLNRGEFHAGRFHRVGKYDRDVWIQATYNPIFDLRGKPVRVVKFAFDITDQVAMEREIEARASDLGGLVERLSSSIAAITDATTSANGLAQSTRDNAEKGMDALSKAIEAIELIQTSAAGIAEIVGIIGEIAGQTNLLAFNAEIEAARAGEHGVGFSVVAGEVRRLAERSSTAARDISRLIDESIGRIGLGTARSHEASNAFDGIVDSVRRTGSAIEAISASVSVQDQVSADAVSLINSLANVTGASARSQAS